From a region of the Desulfovibrio oxyclinae DSM 11498 genome:
- a CDS encoding polysaccharide deacetylase family protein, whose amino-acid sequence MIIRPGVSPIWSEPFPDMAAALDAAFERAASGVRIFFRADDVAVPSAGFRRMVEIFRTHEVPLEMAVTPAWLRKDRALGLMRLCPETELFRFHQHGWRHVSHQVSGKKGEFGADRTEADKRKDLVRGAEKLSGVLGSRFERRFTPPWNRFDAVTAALLRELEYLCVSRSEGEERKVPLPQGLPDHFVNVDLHTRNESDSAQSRRALFAELVEALESGHCGVMLHHQRMNGAAFEFLDALLAALVRSGSRAVRFADMD is encoded by the coding sequence CCGGGCGTATCTCCGATATGGTCCGAGCCGTTTCCGGACATGGCGGCTGCTCTGGATGCTGCGTTTGAGCGAGCGGCTTCAGGTGTTCGGATTTTTTTTCGTGCTGACGACGTGGCCGTTCCGTCGGCTGGCTTCAGGCGTATGGTGGAGATATTCAGGACACATGAAGTGCCTTTGGAGATGGCGGTGACGCCCGCGTGGTTGCGTAAGGACCGCGCTTTGGGGCTGATGCGGCTGTGTCCGGAAACGGAGCTGTTCCGGTTCCATCAGCATGGATGGCGGCATGTGAGCCATCAGGTCTCGGGCAAGAAAGGAGAGTTCGGGGCGGATCGAACGGAGGCGGATAAGCGAAAGGATTTGGTTCGGGGGGCTGAGAAACTGTCAGGAGTGCTCGGAAGCCGTTTTGAGCGGCGGTTTACTCCGCCCTGGAATCGATTCGACGCAGTGACGGCCGCTTTGCTTCGCGAATTGGAGTATCTGTGCGTTTCGCGTTCTGAGGGCGAGGAGCGCAAAGTTCCGCTGCCGCAGGGACTGCCCGACCATTTCGTGAATGTGGACCTACATACGCGCAACGAGAGCGATTCGGCGCAGTCGCGCAGAGCGTTGTTCGCAGAGCTGGTCGAGGCGCTGGAGTCCGGGCATTGCGGGGTGATGTTGCATCACCAGCGCATGAACGGGGCCGCGTTCGAGTTTCTGGATGCACTGCTGGCTGCCTTGGTTCGTTCCGGATCGAGGGCGGTTCGTTTTGCGGACATGGATTAG